In Ammospiza caudacuta isolate bAmmCau1 chromosome 30, bAmmCau1.pri, whole genome shotgun sequence, one DNA window encodes the following:
- the LOC131569676 gene encoding olfactory receptor 6M1-like, with product MGPENETAVTEFILEGFPELDPRLQVFLSLVLLLMYLTTVMGNATIIFLVCVDHYLQTPMYFFISNLAFLEIWFTSSTSIKLFVMLSSGQNTLSLSSCFAQNYFYFAMGCTEFMLLVVMSFDRYVAICQPLLYAAIMKPQLCVRLVVAAWILSFALLSYRLLFLSKLSFCGSKIPHFFCDNSPLFKLSCSDTRLLWKIDSVFISCVVLGSLCLTLAFYICIVFCVLHLPAGSGRKKALTTCSSHLITLSIAYGSCIALYTRPAEVVSLSTNRSVALLNTVLYPFLNPFIYSLRNKPVILALSKSIARARTKLFP from the coding sequence ATGGGACcagaaaatgaaacagcagTTACTGAGTTCATCCTAGAGGGTTTCCCAGAGCTGGATCCAAGGCTGCAGGTATTTTTATCTCTGGTCCTTCTGCTCATGTACCTGACAACAGTGATGGGGAATGCAACCatcattttccttgtgtgtgtGGATCACTACCTGCAAACCCCGATGTACTTTTTCATCAGCAACCTGGCCTTCCTGGAAATCTGGTTTACATCCTCCACAAGCATCAAACTGTTTGTGATGCTGAGTTCTGGTCAGAACACTCTCTCACTAAGCAGCTGCTTTGCCCAAAACTATTTCTATTTTGCTATGGGCTGCACAGAGTTCATGCTGCTTGTTGTCATGTCCTTTGACCGCTATGTTGCCATCTGCCAACCTTTGCTCTATGCTGCCATCATGAAGCCTCAGCTCTGTGTCCGCCTGGTTGTTGCTGCTTGGATCCTCAGCTTTGCCCTGCTGAGCTACCGGCTGCTCTTCCTCTCCAAGCTGTCCTTCTGTGGCTCCAAGATCCCCCATTTCTTTTGTGACAACTCCCCCTTGTTCAAACTGTCCTGCTCTGACACCAGACTGCTCTGGAAAATAGACTCTGTCTTCATATCCTGTGTTGTGCTGGGTTCCTTGTGTTTGACTCTGGCATTTTACATCTGCATCGTTTTCTGTGTTCTGCATCTTCCAGCAGGCTCTGGGAGGAAGAAAGCTTTGACTACGTGTTCTTCCCATCTCATCACCTTATCCATTGCCTACGGGAGCTGCATTGCTCTCTACACACGTCCTGCAGAAGTTGTTTCCTTGAGCACCAACAGAAGTGTAGCTCTGCTGAATACAGTCCTGTACCCATTCTTAAATCCATTCATCTACAGCCTTCGGAACAAACCTGTAATCCTGGCCTTGAGCAAATCCATTGCAAGGGCAAGAACAAAGCTTTTCCCCTAA